The following are encoded together in the Raineyella sp. LH-20 genome:
- the pheA gene encoding prephenate dehydratase, which yields MPPLTYGYFGPAGTFTHQALLLIADDQDVLTPFRTVVAALDAVRAGEIDAAFVPIENSLEGGVSATLDYLADDSQALMIRREVLLPVEFALCVRPGTALGDVRSVLTHPHAAAQTRLWVARHLPRAVVTEGPSTAGAAVEVSDPGSAHDAAICARIAGEMNGLEIVADGIADNEDAVTRFVVVTRPATPPPATGADKTTLVAYMKVDRSGSLLGILEQIAGHGVNMTRIESRPTKQALGSYCFSIDAEGHIDDARMQETLTGLHRVCAKVTFLGSYPRADRQAPILDEGQTNEAYAAARHWLDGLRHPGGESHGHPGGESHGHPGGESHGHPGGDSSGHPGSDSLGRAGQR from the coding sequence GTGCCTCCCCTGACGTACGGATACTTCGGCCCGGCCGGGACCTTCACCCACCAGGCTCTGCTGCTCATCGCGGACGACCAGGACGTGCTGACGCCCTTCCGCACGGTCGTCGCCGCACTGGACGCGGTCCGGGCCGGGGAGATCGACGCCGCCTTCGTCCCGATCGAGAACTCCCTGGAGGGCGGGGTCAGCGCGACCCTGGACTACCTGGCCGACGATTCTCAGGCGCTGATGATCCGCCGCGAGGTGCTGTTGCCGGTGGAGTTCGCGCTGTGCGTACGCCCCGGCACCGCGCTCGGCGACGTACGTTCCGTGCTCACCCACCCGCACGCCGCCGCGCAGACCCGGCTGTGGGTGGCCCGGCACCTGCCCCGCGCCGTCGTCACCGAGGGCCCGTCGACGGCCGGCGCGGCGGTCGAGGTGTCCGATCCGGGCTCGGCCCACGACGCCGCGATCTGCGCCCGGATCGCCGGCGAGATGAACGGTCTGGAGATCGTCGCCGACGGCATCGCCGACAACGAGGACGCGGTGACCCGGTTCGTCGTGGTGACCCGGCCGGCCACCCCGCCGCCCGCAACCGGCGCCGACAAGACCACCCTGGTCGCGTACATGAAGGTGGACCGGTCCGGTTCGCTGCTCGGCATCCTGGAACAGATCGCCGGGCACGGCGTGAACATGACCCGGATCGAGTCGCGGCCGACCAAGCAGGCGCTGGGCAGCTACTGCTTCTCGATCGACGCCGAGGGCCACATCGACGACGCCCGGATGCAGGAGACGCTCACCGGACTGCACCGGGTCTGCGCCAAGGTCACCTTCCTCGGCTCCTACCCGCGTGCCGACCGGCAGGCGCCGATCCTCGACGAGGGACAGACCAACGAGGCGTACGCCGCCGCCCGGCACTGGCTGGACGGGCTGCGTCATCCGGGTGGCGAGAGCCACGGTCATCCGGGTGGCGAGAGCCACGGTCATCCGGGTGGCGAGAGCCACGGTCATCCCGGCGGCGACAGCTCCGGTCATCCGGGCAGCGACAGCCTCGGCCGGGCCGGTCAGCGGTAG
- a CDS encoding HAD family hydrolase, which translates to MPGSWRPRLVALDIDGTIVDHDSAMPAPLGDAIRRIAAQGTGVVLSTGRSWHDTRDLADRLDLPEGPYVCSNGAVIVRYPPLDVVRMVTFDPADVIERVQRMAPQALIAVEEVGRGYRLNAPFPPGDLSGTMEVVGVDDLASRPVTRVIVRDPGSSPEDFIELAERLGLHGVSYFIGWSAWLDIAPEGVHKAMALADVCARRGIDPGDVLAMGDGRNDIEMLRWAGRGVALGDAPLEVRLAADAVTGRFEDGGTLAELSRWFDLG; encoded by the coding sequence GTGCCCGGCAGCTGGCGGCCACGCCTGGTGGCCCTCGACATCGACGGCACGATCGTCGACCACGATTCGGCGATGCCGGCGCCGCTCGGTGACGCCATCCGGCGGATCGCGGCGCAGGGCACCGGGGTGGTGCTGTCCACCGGCCGGTCCTGGCACGACACCCGTGATCTGGCCGATCGGCTCGACCTGCCCGAGGGGCCGTACGTCTGCTCGAACGGCGCGGTGATCGTACGGTACCCGCCGCTGGACGTCGTCCGGATGGTCACCTTCGACCCGGCCGACGTGATCGAGCGGGTGCAGCGGATGGCACCCCAGGCGCTGATCGCGGTCGAGGAGGTCGGCCGTGGCTATCGGCTCAACGCGCCGTTCCCGCCCGGTGACCTCAGCGGCACGATGGAGGTGGTCGGGGTCGACGACCTCGCCTCCCGGCCGGTCACCCGGGTGATCGTCCGCGACCCGGGCAGTTCCCCGGAGGACTTCATCGAGCTGGCCGAGCGGCTCGGTCTGCACGGAGTCTCGTACTTCATCGGCTGGAGCGCGTGGCTCGACATCGCCCCCGAGGGCGTGCACAAGGCGATGGCGCTGGCCGACGTCTGCGCCCGCCGCGGCATCGACCCGGGCGACGTGCTGGCGATGGGCGACGGGCGCAACGACATCGAGATGCTGCGCTGGGCCGGCCGGGGCGTCGCCCTCGGCGACGCCCCACTGGAGGTCCGGCTCGCCGCGGATGCGGTCACCGGGCGGTTCGAGGACGGCGGCACCCTGGCGGAACTGTCCCGCTGGTTCGACCTGGGCTAG
- a CDS encoding bifunctional phosphatase PAP2/diacylglycerol kinase family protein yields MSRPLPRRLRLWLPPALLAAYVAWTAAAVAGLLGPLDRAVLLDPPLDPAGGPFQVLASIGVVGAPVVLYAGLAVLAWWAYRRRLRELAWAILLAAALSWAGIELAKAVLRMPRPPTAPDILGVSGWGFPSAHMAAAVTAVLMITATMITTRQSHATTRGWRVGGVVLVLLYAVDRWGLGAHWFSDILGGALWGALSAGWALLLTRVHAHPDPTPSTPEPGGASDGTDDAAQPRAAVIYNPTKVLDLPTLVRHVEFELAGRGWRRAIWLPTTPDDPGIEMTAIAVRKAVDLVIGVGGDGTVRVIAAGLAGTGIPLAVVPAGTGNLLARNLAIPLDEVRALETAFEGTERAIDLIRVRADDGPYDHFCVMAGIGIDAAIVGEAGTELKRAIGNTAYVVSAAQHVNHPALDTRISLDGAPPLRTRAHLVLIGNVGLLQGGIQLMPDARVDDGRLDLMVASPRGIRDWLSVFTRVLARRGRTDERLRRLTGRRVEIVVDHPDRYELDGDPQGTCTRLTAEVVPGALVLRVPR; encoded by the coding sequence ATGTCCCGGCCCCTTCCCCGCCGCCTCCGGCTGTGGCTACCACCGGCCCTGCTGGCGGCGTACGTCGCGTGGACCGCGGCGGCCGTCGCCGGGCTGCTCGGCCCGCTGGACCGCGCGGTGCTGCTGGATCCTCCGCTGGACCCGGCCGGCGGCCCGTTCCAGGTGCTGGCCTCGATCGGCGTGGTCGGCGCCCCGGTGGTGCTCTATGCCGGGCTGGCGGTGCTGGCCTGGTGGGCCTACCGCCGCCGGCTGCGGGAGCTCGCGTGGGCGATCCTGCTCGCCGCGGCGCTGTCCTGGGCGGGCATCGAGCTGGCGAAGGCGGTGCTGCGGATGCCGCGCCCACCGACCGCACCCGACATCCTCGGGGTGAGCGGCTGGGGCTTCCCGTCGGCACACATGGCCGCCGCGGTGACGGCGGTGCTGATGATCACCGCGACGATGATCACCACCCGGCAGTCGCACGCCACCACCCGCGGCTGGCGGGTCGGCGGGGTGGTGCTGGTGCTGCTCTACGCCGTCGACCGATGGGGCCTGGGCGCGCACTGGTTCTCCGACATCCTCGGCGGCGCACTGTGGGGTGCACTGTCCGCCGGCTGGGCACTGCTGCTGACCCGGGTGCATGCGCACCCCGATCCGACGCCTTCCACGCCCGAGCCGGGTGGTGCGAGCGACGGCACCGACGACGCGGCACAGCCCCGGGCGGCGGTGATCTACAACCCGACGAAGGTGCTCGACCTGCCCACCCTGGTCCGCCACGTCGAGTTCGAGCTGGCCGGCCGCGGCTGGCGGCGGGCGATCTGGCTGCCGACCACGCCGGACGATCCGGGGATCGAGATGACGGCGATCGCGGTCCGCAAGGCGGTCGACCTGGTGATCGGTGTCGGCGGCGACGGCACCGTACGGGTGATCGCCGCCGGTCTGGCCGGCACCGGCATTCCGCTGGCGGTCGTCCCGGCGGGCACCGGCAACCTCCTCGCCCGCAACCTGGCGATCCCGCTCGACGAGGTCCGGGCCCTGGAGACCGCCTTCGAGGGGACCGAGCGGGCGATCGACCTGATCCGGGTGCGGGCGGACGACGGCCCGTACGACCACTTCTGTGTGATGGCCGGGATCGGCATCGACGCGGCGATCGTCGGCGAGGCCGGCACCGAATTGAAGCGGGCGATCGGCAACACGGCGTACGTGGTGTCGGCGGCCCAGCACGTCAACCATCCGGCGCTGGACACCCGGATCTCCCTGGACGGGGCGCCGCCGCTGCGGACCCGCGCCCATCTGGTGCTGATCGGCAACGTCGGGTTGCTCCAGGGTGGCATCCAGTTGATGCCCGACGCCCGGGTCGACGACGGCCGGCTCGACCTGATGGTCGCCTCGCCGCGCGGGATCCGGGACTGGCTGAGCGTCTTCACCCGGGTGCTGGCCCGCCGCGGCCGCACCGACGAGCGGCTGCGCCGGCTGACCGGGCGGCGGGTCGAGATCGTCGTCGACCACCCGGACCGCTACGAGCTGGACGGCGACCCGCAGGGCACCTGCACCCGGCTGACCGCCGAGGTGGTGCCGGGAGCGCTGGTGCTGCGGGTGCCTCGCTGA
- a CDS encoding dihydroxyacetone kinase family protein: MPAKLLNDPSDVVQEALEGLALVQPGLSLLEDRTTVIRADRRAEGPGDPAVPVAVITGGGGGHDPSDAGFVGRGMLTAAVTGGIFSSPGADAVHQAIRAVTGAAGCLLVVKNYTGDRLNFQLGAELARADGYRVETVLVADDVALPEGDEHAGRRGLAGTVLVEKVAGALAERGLPLEDVRAGARAVADRLGTINAGLSACTVPGLPAPDVDLRDDEVELGLGIHGEPGVRRIRATDADKLVHIMLSRVATERGIRAGARVVALVGGAGATPPVELAIATRAVARELELRRIELLRLYRGEVMTSLDMAGISVTLLPLEGDGAAVLAALDAPTAALAWPGHGVDAPPALVTVAVPMPMPTPAEGDLGTPDVRVRAALDVACQAVLDSETELTRLDQQVGDGDLGQALARGAYGWFDDPIEGDASHLLRHLSAVVRREVGGSSGALYAVGLLRAAEALQQGADWGGALAAAVAGIADLGAAAPGDGTMLDALAPAAEAWADGADAVVEAARRGAAATVDAVARRGRASYLGERAQGYPDPGAVAVVRWLEALAAFRSADL, from the coding sequence ATGCCGGCGAAACTGCTCAACGACCCGTCCGATGTCGTGCAGGAGGCCCTCGAGGGCCTGGCCTTGGTGCAGCCCGGGCTGAGCCTGCTGGAGGACCGTACGACCGTCATCCGTGCCGACCGGCGTGCCGAGGGGCCGGGGGATCCCGCGGTGCCGGTGGCCGTCATCACCGGTGGCGGTGGCGGCCACGACCCGTCCGACGCCGGCTTCGTCGGGCGGGGGATGCTCACCGCCGCCGTCACCGGCGGGATCTTCTCCTCCCCCGGGGCCGACGCCGTCCACCAGGCGATCCGGGCGGTCACCGGCGCCGCCGGCTGCCTGTTGGTGGTGAAGAACTACACCGGCGACCGGCTCAACTTCCAGCTCGGCGCCGAACTCGCCCGGGCGGACGGCTACCGGGTGGAGACCGTCCTGGTCGCCGACGATGTCGCGCTGCCCGAGGGCGACGAACACGCCGGGCGTCGCGGCCTCGCCGGCACCGTGCTGGTCGAGAAGGTGGCCGGCGCGCTGGCCGAGCGGGGCCTGCCGCTGGAGGACGTACGGGCCGGTGCCCGGGCCGTCGCCGACCGGCTCGGCACCATCAACGCCGGGCTGTCCGCCTGCACCGTGCCGGGACTGCCGGCACCCGATGTCGACCTGCGCGACGACGAGGTCGAACTCGGTCTCGGGATCCATGGCGAGCCGGGCGTACGCCGGATCCGGGCGACCGACGCGGACAAGCTGGTGCACATCATGCTGTCCCGGGTTGCGACCGAGCGGGGCATCCGGGCCGGTGCCCGGGTGGTGGCGCTGGTCGGTGGCGCCGGGGCCACCCCGCCGGTCGAGCTGGCCATCGCCACCCGGGCGGTGGCCCGGGAACTGGAGCTGCGCCGCATCGAGCTGCTCCGGCTCTACCGCGGTGAGGTGATGACCAGTCTGGACATGGCCGGGATCTCGGTCACCCTGTTGCCGTTGGAGGGAGACGGTGCGGCCGTGCTGGCGGCCCTCGACGCCCCGACCGCCGCACTCGCCTGGCCGGGCCACGGCGTCGACGCACCGCCCGCCCTGGTCACCGTGGCCGTGCCGATGCCGATGCCGACGCCGGCCGAGGGCGACCTCGGCACCCCCGACGTCCGTGTCCGGGCCGCGCTCGACGTCGCCTGCCAGGCCGTCCTTGACAGTGAGACCGAACTGACCCGGCTCGACCAGCAGGTCGGCGACGGCGACCTCGGCCAGGCCCTCGCCCGTGGGGCGTACGGCTGGTTCGACGACCCGATCGAGGGGGATGCGAGTCATCTGCTGCGGCACCTGTCCGCGGTCGTCCGACGTGAGGTCGGCGGCAGCTCGGGGGCGCTCTACGCGGTGGGCCTGCTCCGGGCCGCCGAAGCGCTCCAGCAGGGCGCCGACTGGGGTGGCGCGCTCGCCGCGGCGGTCGCCGGCATCGCCGACCTGGGGGCCGCGGCCCCCGGCGACGGCACCATGCTCGACGCGCTCGCCCCGGCCGCCGAGGCGTGGGCGGACGGCGCCGACGCCGTCGTCGAGGCGGCCCGCCGTGGGGCGGCGGCCACCGTGGACGCGGTCGCCCGGCGCGGTCGGGCCAGCTATCTCGGGGAGCGCGCCCAGGGCTACCCGGATCCCGGTGCGGTCGCCGTCGTGCGGTGGCTGGAGGCCCTTGCCGCGTTCCGGTCGGCCGACCTCTGA
- a CDS encoding citrate synthase, which produces MTTPVLTTGDGQQIELPFVQAVNGDNGYDVSKLRAQTGNVTLDEAFGNTAACRSEITFINGEEGVLRYRGYPIEQLAEQCSFVEVMWLVLYGELPTREQLETFENDLVHNMFLDERMRDLFRCFPRRSHPMPVLSAGICALSTFNRHHVGLGTEDVEIATRKLLAQVPTLAAYAYKNSKGEPFLYPNYNLSYVENFIRMAFGTPAEDYQFDEAVTRGLDVLLLLHADHEQNCSTSTVRMVGSSQANMYVSVASGVNALSGPLHGGANQAVLEMLEAIRQSGISPKEYLQQVKDKKAGIKLMGFGHRVYKNFDPRAAIIKRYADDILNTSPNGDKQLLSIAKELEETALADDYFVSRKLYPNVDFYSGLIYEAMGFPVEMFTVLFAVGRLPGWIAQWREHNADPKARISRPRQLYMGHDKRNVVPMDQR; this is translated from the coding sequence ATGACCACACCAGTTCTCACCACCGGTGACGGCCAGCAGATCGAACTTCCGTTCGTCCAGGCGGTCAATGGCGACAACGGGTACGACGTCAGCAAGCTGCGAGCCCAGACCGGCAATGTCACCCTGGACGAGGCCTTCGGCAACACCGCCGCGTGCCGCTCGGAGATCACCTTCATCAACGGCGAAGAGGGCGTCCTCCGTTACCGCGGCTATCCGATCGAGCAGCTGGCCGAGCAGTGCAGCTTCGTCGAGGTGATGTGGCTGGTGCTCTACGGCGAGCTGCCGACGCGTGAGCAGCTGGAGACGTTCGAGAACGACCTCGTCCACAACATGTTCCTCGACGAGCGGATGCGCGACCTGTTCCGCTGCTTCCCCCGTCGTTCGCACCCGATGCCCGTCCTGTCGGCGGGCATCTGTGCGCTGTCGACGTTCAACCGTCACCACGTGGGCCTCGGCACCGAGGACGTGGAGATCGCCACGCGCAAGCTGCTCGCCCAGGTGCCGACCCTGGCGGCGTACGCGTACAAGAACTCGAAGGGCGAGCCCTTCCTCTACCCGAACTACAACCTGTCGTACGTGGAGAACTTCATCCGGATGGCCTTCGGCACTCCGGCCGAGGACTACCAGTTCGACGAGGCCGTCACCCGCGGCCTGGACGTGCTGCTGCTGCTGCACGCCGACCACGAGCAGAACTGCTCCACCTCGACCGTACGCATGGTCGGCTCCTCGCAGGCCAACATGTATGTGTCCGTCGCCTCCGGCGTGAACGCCCTGTCCGGCCCGCTGCACGGCGGCGCCAACCAGGCCGTGCTGGAGATGCTGGAGGCGATCCGCCAGTCGGGCATCAGCCCGAAGGAGTACCTGCAGCAGGTCAAGGACAAGAAGGCCGGCATCAAGCTGATGGGCTTCGGTCACCGGGTCTACAAGAACTTCGACCCGCGCGCCGCGATCATCAAGCGCTACGCGGACGACATCCTCAACACCTCCCCGAACGGCGACAAGCAGCTGCTGTCGATCGCCAAGGAGCTGGAGGAGACCGCGCTGGCCGACGACTACTTCGTGTCGCGCAAGCTCTACCCGAACGTCGACTTCTACTCCGGCCTGATCTACGAGGCGATGGGCTTCCCGGTCGAGATGTTCACCGTGCTGTTCGCGGTGGGCCGCCTGCCCGGCTGGATCGCCCAGTGGCGTGAGCACAACGCCGATCCGAAGGCCCGGATCTCCCGTCCGCGCCAGCTCTACATGGGCCACGACAAGCGCAACGTCGTCCCGATGGACCAGCGCTGA
- the aat gene encoding leucyl/phenylalanyl-tRNA--protein transferase: MAHRYLDPAPLPGPGQWGDQDLVALTSGMDAPLVMRAYVNAMFPMPVEDWIGWFSPVQRGILPLDGLRVTRSLRKSARHFEVTVDRDFDGVLAACAGQDRDGGWIDPDVVAVYTELHRAGRAHSVETRTPDGRLVGGLYGVGYGGLFAGESMFHDPQVGRDASKVALMGLVAMLRAGGRPERRLLDVQWRTDHLASLGVIEIPRADYLVRLRRALALPQPAWVMPVDWRTGCLPAASLSQ, translated from the coding sequence ATGGCTCACCGCTACCTCGACCCCGCTCCGTTGCCGGGACCGGGACAGTGGGGTGACCAGGACCTCGTCGCGCTGACCTCCGGGATGGACGCCCCGCTGGTGATGCGGGCGTACGTCAATGCGATGTTCCCGATGCCGGTGGAGGACTGGATCGGCTGGTTCTCCCCGGTGCAGCGGGGGATCCTGCCGTTGGACGGGCTGCGGGTGACCCGGTCGCTGCGCAAGAGCGCCCGCCACTTCGAGGTGACCGTCGACCGGGACTTCGACGGGGTGCTCGCTGCCTGCGCCGGCCAGGACCGTGACGGCGGGTGGATCGACCCCGACGTGGTGGCGGTCTACACCGAGCTGCACCGGGCCGGTCGGGCGCACTCGGTGGAGACACGGACGCCCGACGGTCGCCTGGTCGGCGGCCTGTACGGCGTCGGCTACGGCGGGCTGTTCGCCGGGGAGTCGATGTTCCACGACCCGCAGGTGGGCCGGGACGCGTCCAAGGTGGCGTTGATGGGCCTGGTGGCGATGCTGCGGGCCGGCGGACGGCCCGAACGGCGACTGCTCGACGTGCAGTGGCGCACCGACCACCTGGCCTCCCTGGGGGTGATCGAGATCCCCCGGGCGGACTACCTGGTCAGGCTGCGCAGAGCGCTCGCGCTGCCGCAACCGGCCTGGGTGATGCCGGTCGACTGGCGGACCGGTTGCCTGCCCGCGGCTAGCCTGAGCCAGTGA
- the serS gene encoding serine--tRNA ligase, with product MIDPKLLRQDPDRVRASQEARGESASVVDDLLALDEKRRSAIAAYETRRAEQKDLGKLVGRTTGAEKQELLDRTKQLAAQVKELEAASKEADVAFTERLRGVGNLIAPGVPTGGEEDFVLLEAIGTPRDFAAEGFTPRDHLELGEILGAIDMERGAKVSGSRFYYLTGQGAELELALINLAMRKALDWGFTPIIPPALVKPAAMEGTGFLGQAAEDVYRLERDDMYLVGTAEVPLAGYHMDEIVDSLPKHYVGYSPSYRREAGSYGKDTRGIFRVHWFDKVEMFVYCDPEDAEREHHRLLGFEKEFLEALEIPFRVIDVASGDLGLSASRKFDCEAWLPTQQTYREVTSTSNCTDFQARRLNIRGRFEDGTAPLATLNGTLCAVTRIIVMLLENHQQADGSVRVPAALQPYLGRDVLRPLQG from the coding sequence GTGATTGATCCCAAGCTGCTGCGCCAGGACCCCGACCGCGTACGAGCCTCGCAGGAGGCCCGCGGGGAGTCCGCGTCCGTCGTCGACGACCTGCTCGCCCTGGACGAGAAGCGCCGCTCCGCGATCGCCGCGTACGAGACCCGGCGCGCCGAGCAGAAGGACCTCGGCAAGCTGGTCGGCCGGACCACGGGAGCGGAGAAGCAGGAGCTGCTGGACCGGACCAAGCAGTTGGCCGCACAGGTGAAGGAGCTGGAGGCGGCCAGCAAGGAGGCCGACGTCGCCTTCACCGAGCGGCTGCGGGGCGTGGGCAACCTGATCGCCCCCGGCGTGCCGACCGGCGGCGAGGAGGACTTCGTCCTGCTCGAGGCGATCGGCACCCCGCGCGATTTCGCCGCCGAAGGGTTCACCCCGCGTGACCACCTGGAGCTGGGGGAGATCCTCGGCGCGATCGACATGGAGCGCGGGGCGAAGGTCTCGGGCTCACGCTTCTACTACCTCACCGGCCAGGGCGCCGAGCTGGAGCTGGCGCTGATCAACCTGGCGATGCGCAAGGCGCTCGACTGGGGCTTCACCCCGATCATCCCGCCGGCGTTGGTGAAGCCCGCCGCGATGGAGGGCACCGGCTTCCTCGGCCAGGCCGCCGAGGACGTCTACCGGCTGGAGCGCGACGACATGTACCTGGTCGGCACCGCCGAGGTGCCACTGGCCGGCTACCACATGGACGAGATCGTCGACTCGCTGCCGAAGCACTACGTCGGCTACAGCCCGTCCTACCGCCGCGAGGCCGGATCGTACGGCAAGGACACCCGCGGCATCTTCCGGGTGCACTGGTTCGACAAGGTCGAGATGTTCGTCTACTGCGACCCCGAGGACGCCGAACGGGAGCACCACCGGCTGCTGGGCTTCGAGAAGGAGTTCCTCGAGGCGCTGGAGATCCCCTTCCGGGTGATCGACGTCGCCTCCGGTGACCTCGGCCTGTCGGCGTCGCGCAAGTTCGACTGCGAGGCGTGGCTGCCCACCCAGCAGACCTACCGCGAGGTTACCTCGACCTCCAACTGCACCGACTTCCAGGCCCGCCGGCTCAACATCCGCGGCCGGTTCGAGGACGGCACCGCACCGCTGGCGACCCTGAACGGCACGCTGTGCGCGGTGACCCGGATCATCGTCATGCTGCTGGAGAACCACCAGCAGGCCGACGGGTCGGTCCGGGTGCCGGCGGCCCTGCAGCCGTACCTCGGGCGCGACGTCCTGCGGCCCCTCCAGGGCTGA
- a CDS encoding alpha-amylase family protein, giving the protein MTVSQPAWVDYAVWWHCYPLGFTGAERTSVAGDVVHHRLDHLVGWLDYLVSIGCNGLLLGPVFASVSHGYDTVDHYRVDPRLGDEADLRRLVDEAHRRGIRVVLDGVFNHVARTHPLVARAEGAGPGTADGSWVQWVDGYVRCFEGNLDLPELELSTPAVRDYVVGVMEHWLRFGIDGWRLDAAYAPGPEAWAPITARVRADFPEAWLVGEVIHGDLPGFVRRAGVHSVTQYELWKAIWSSLNDANFWELAHALERHREFLTTFVPQTFVGNHDVTRIRSLLNDDRHLGHALVLLCVLPGIPSIYYGDEQGFVGIKQDRPGGDDQIRPAMPPRPENLSLLGRSILTRHQALIGLRRRHPWLVRADVEVVAVTNETIVVACTSGAGETRQEIAVALNVDDGSRPMPTGTVIAHSGDDLLEIEPHGWAVLER; this is encoded by the coding sequence ATGACCGTGAGCCAGCCAGCCTGGGTCGACTACGCCGTGTGGTGGCACTGCTACCCCCTCGGATTCACCGGAGCGGAGCGTACGTCGGTCGCGGGTGACGTCGTCCACCATCGCCTGGACCACCTCGTAGGGTGGTTGGACTACCTGGTCTCCATCGGCTGCAACGGACTCTTGCTGGGCCCGGTCTTCGCCTCCGTCTCCCACGGCTACGACACGGTCGACCACTACCGGGTGGACCCGCGGCTCGGGGACGAGGCAGACCTGCGGCGGCTGGTCGACGAGGCGCACCGTCGCGGCATCCGGGTCGTCCTGGACGGGGTCTTCAACCATGTGGCGCGGACCCACCCGCTCGTCGCCCGGGCCGAGGGGGCCGGACCCGGCACCGCGGACGGATCCTGGGTGCAGTGGGTCGACGGCTACGTACGCTGCTTCGAGGGCAACCTCGACCTGCCGGAGCTGGAGCTGTCCACCCCGGCGGTCCGCGACTACGTCGTCGGCGTGATGGAGCACTGGCTGCGGTTCGGCATCGACGGGTGGCGCCTGGACGCGGCGTACGCCCCGGGGCCGGAGGCCTGGGCCCCGATCACCGCGCGGGTCCGTGCCGACTTCCCCGAGGCCTGGCTGGTCGGCGAGGTGATCCACGGCGACCTGCCCGGCTTCGTCCGCCGTGCCGGGGTGCACAGCGTGACCCAGTACGAGCTGTGGAAGGCGATCTGGTCCTCGCTCAACGACGCGAACTTCTGGGAACTGGCCCACGCGCTGGAACGGCACCGGGAGTTCCTGACGACCTTCGTCCCACAGACCTTCGTCGGCAACCACGACGTGACCCGGATCCGCAGCCTGCTCAACGACGACCGGCACCTTGGCCACGCCCTGGTGCTGCTCTGTGTGCTGCCCGGCATCCCGTCGATCTACTACGGCGACGAACAAGGCTTCGTGGGGATCAAGCAGGACCGCCCGGGCGGTGACGACCAGATCCGGCCGGCGATGCCGCCGCGCCCGGAGAACCTCTCCCTGCTGGGCCGCTCGATCCTCACCCGTCACCAGGCGTTGATCGGGCTGCGGCGCCGCCATCCCTGGCTGGTCCGGGCCGACGTCGAGGTGGTCGCGGTGACCAACGAGACGATCGTTGTGGCGTGCACCAGTGGGGCGGGGGAGACCCGTCAGGAGATCGCCGTCGCGCTCAACGTCGACGACGGATCCCGGCCGATGCCGACCGGCACGGTGATCGCCCACAGCGGGGACGACCTGCTGGAGATCGAGCCGCACGGTTGGGCGGTGCTGGAACGCTGA
- a CDS encoding EcsC family protein: MVDEQTGTSGEVTRNAARAAGSTLRRILDLAIDGAASLPGAKVVAARQLQKHPNTDEAIDAVITSHIALASTSGFLSNVGGLLVTAITMPINLVGLAVLQTRMVAAIAHLRGYDIEDTRVRTAILMCLMGGEELSRLVDKGKLPGAPLLVATAPIANPDLYEVVSERVVTALLTTHGGKSVGVLATKRIPIIGGGIGAVFDGIATRQVGSFARHELVQRRALR; this comes from the coding sequence ATGGTGGATGAGCAGACAGGCACCTCCGGAGAGGTGACCCGGAACGCGGCCCGGGCGGCCGGATCGACCCTGCGGCGCATCCTGGACCTCGCCATCGACGGAGCGGCCTCGCTGCCCGGGGCGAAGGTGGTCGCCGCCCGGCAGCTGCAGAAGCACCCGAACACCGACGAGGCGATCGATGCGGTGATCACCTCCCACATCGCGCTGGCTTCCACCTCGGGCTTCCTCAGCAATGTCGGCGGCCTGCTGGTCACCGCGATCACCATGCCGATCAACCTCGTCGGACTGGCCGTGCTGCAGACCAGGATGGTCGCGGCGATCGCCCACCTGCGGGGCTACGACATCGAGGACACTCGGGTGCGGACGGCGATCCTGATGTGCCTGATGGGCGGCGAGGAGCTCTCCCGCCTGGTCGACAAGGGCAAGCTGCCGGGCGCGCCGCTGCTGGTCGCGACCGCCCCGATCGCCAACCCTGACCTCTACGAGGTGGTCTCCGAGCGGGTCGTCACCGCGCTGCTGACCACCCACGGCGGCAAGTCCGTGGGGGTGCTCGCCACCAAGCGCATCCCGATCATCGGCGGCGGGATCGGCGCGGTCTTCGACGGCATCGCGACCCGCCAGGTCGGATCGTTCGCCCGCCACGAGCTGGTCCAGCGCCGCGCGCTCCGCTGA